From a single Fusarium fujikuroi IMI 58289 draft genome, chromosome FFUJ_chr03 genomic region:
- a CDS encoding related to queuine-tRNA ribosyltransferase, with product MAKPTSKESTLTMFELLKPSAAATEAGVARIGRLAFASNRRIMQTPNYIAVASRGVVPHLTPDNVAKHTTFDAAYLAIEDFLEKSQPPVLQLPPGTPRNLQSFTAFPSDRALILGPRRFPAVTTPVGNGAHHVSIFTSTGFRNLTIPEFAKTIELTQPDIAIPPADLFHSSSTPTSKRQIRMVERTEEWVDEFFHLSDPKSRLREMGVSIFAPVLPVEYPIQWDYLRYLAEDVRDCLSGLAVYDVNLVPELANYPSLGSLPRLSFGPSKSPQDILRQIALGIDICTVPFANTASDAGIALSFTFPPPESSDMQPLGIDMWSEEHTTSLQPLVNGCQCYTCTKHHRAFIKHLLNAKEMLGWNLLQIHNHAILTSFFEGVRAALNESAEKFVELHKKFLTVYEPEVPAGTGVRPRARGYHFKSIAGQAKINEPSWQAFDSVDASPHPEAIAEPLAAVDGTLPVDEVAPSLEK from the exons ATGGCCAAACCTACATCAAAAGAATCAACACTAACAATGTTTGAACTACTAAAGCCTTCTGCCGCTGCAACTGAAGCTGGCGTTGCTCGGATTGGTCGTCTAGCATTCGCTAGTAATCGAAGGATTATGCAGACACCAAACTACATCGCTGTTGCATCGCGAGGAGTTGTTCCTCACTTGACTCCGGACAATGTCGCCAAGCACACCACGTTTGATGCCGCGTATCTAGCAATCGAGGACT TTCTTGAGAAATCACAACCTCCTGTTCTTCAGCTGCCCCCTGGTACACCAAGAAATCTTCAGAGCTTTACTGCTTTCCCTTCAGATCGAGCACTGATTCTCGGACCAAGACGGTTCCCAGCTGTGACAACACCTGTTGGAAACGGTGCTCATCATGTCAGCATTTTTACCTCTACCGGTTTCCGCAATCTCACTATCCCCGAGTTCGCTAAGACTATTGAACTCACTCAACCAGATATCGCCATTCCTCCAGCTGACCTCTTCCACTCCAGCTCAACACCGACGTCAAAACGTCAAATTCGCATGGTTGAGAGAACCGAAGAATGGGTTGATGAATTCTTTCATCTCTCGGACCCTAAGAGTCGTCTAAGAGAGATGGGTGTTTCCATCTTTGCTCCTGTATTGCCTGTCGAGTACCCTATACAGTGGGACTACTTGCGGTATCTTGCAGAAGACGTGCGAGATTGCCTCTCTGGTCTTGCAGTTTATGATGTTAACCTTGTTCCTGAGCTGGCGAACTATCCCTCTCTTGGATCTCTGCCGCGGTTGTCATTTGGACCATCTAAGAGCCCCCAGGATATTCTGCGACAGATCGCTCTAGGTATCGATATATGCACGGTACCTTTCGCCAACACTGCCTCCGATGCAGGCATCGCCCTATCATTCACCTTCCCACCCCCCGAGTCCTCCGATATGCAGCCACTGGGTATCGATATGTGGTCAGAGGAGCATACGACATCCCTGCAGCCTCTAGTGAACGGTTGCCAATGCTACACTTGCACCAAGCATCACCGGGCTTTCATTAAGCATCTACTGAACGCGAAGGAGATGTTGGGCTGGAACCTACTCCAAATTCACAATCATGCCATTCTCACTTCATTCTTTGAAGGCGTTCGGGCAGCTCTAAACGAGAGCGCCGAGAAGTTTGTTGAGCTTCACAAGAAATTCTTGACCGTCTACGAGCCCGAGGTCCCTGCTGGAACTGGAGTGAGGCCCCGGGCCAGGGGCTACCATTTCAAGAGCATAGCTGGTCAGGCTAAGATCAACGAGCCTAGCTGGCAAGCGTTTGATTCGGTCGATGCCAGTCCCCACCCCGAGGCCATTGCAGAACCTCTGGCAGCTGTCGATGGAACACTGCCCGTCGATGAGGTTGCACCGAGTTTGGAGAAGTGA
- a CDS encoding probable alkaline phosphatase produces the protein MVKINAIAALAASIAAVSAQTYQRLGTCPTLGCVLPPDQSDFLPGQLFDLRVEVHAPVNGSEAAHNGKPDEKFTVTIAKKGQKAKDFAKAFGVSEPKLETWKFKWYEDLFAEDEDKPSIVNVASKVYRKIALYEPGTYTVALNYYNGEKTTAEWTVRELQPKRKAKNVIFFIGDGMTTNMITAARLLGHKSINGKYQTLMKLDEFPVLGHQMTHSIDSYITDSANSASALYTGHKSTVNAMGVYADSSPNPFDDPKVETIVEVFKRVWGGAWGAVSTAFLADATPIALSGHTRLRGQYGPLIDQALNGMTNYSWTQHGGPDVFFGGGAENFFAGKGSYQGKDYYKEFQKKGYTVSLNKTSLLKADKSKRALGVFCQSNLPVWLDRNVYKDNLEGRDNNPTGGKGDASDLPGLKDMTLKAIDVLATRGKDKGFFLMSEAASIDKQMHALDYDRALGDLLELDDTVRATVEKLKKLNILDETLIIVSADHGHGFDVYGSADTEYLAQQEDDRDKRRAIGTYAQSGESQYTKKAKGINYGTGANFPTNWEPRYAIAAGVAAVPDHREDYKVKKAGPREAAVELKDDDYYANPEDSPKGFLINGTISTDNAQGVHSLTDVPVYALGPCQETFSGTFNNVDIFYKIANCLGLAQGKKQGY, from the exons ATGGTCAAAATCAATGCCATTGCCGCTCTCGCGGCTTCAATTGCTGCTGTGTCTGCTCAGACCTACCAGCGTCTCGGCACATGTCCCACTCTGGGCTGTGTTCTTCCCCCCGACCAGAGTGATTTCCTGCCTGGCCAGCTTTTCGATCTTCGTGTCGAGGTCCACGCTCCCGTCAACGGCTCCGAGGCTGCTCACAACGGAAAGCCTGATGAGAAGTTCACCGTGaccatcgccaagaagggccagaaggccaaggacTTTGCAAAGGCCTTTGGCGTCAGCGAGCCCAAGCTCGAGACATGGAAGTTCAAGTGGTACGAGGATCTATTtgccgaagacgaggacaagCCCAGCATTGTCAACGTTGCCTCCAAGGTCTACCGCAAGATTGCCCTCTACGAGCCCGGCACGTACACCGTTGCCCTGAACTACTACAACGGCGAGAAGACCACTGCCGAGTGGACTGTTCGCGAGCTTCAGCCTAAGCGAAAGGCCAAGaacgtcatcttcttcattggTGATGGCATGACCACCAATATG ATCACTGCTGCTCGTCTGTTGGGACACAAGAGCATCAACGGAAAGTATCAGACTCTGATGAAGCTGGACGAGTTCCCCGTTCTAGGTCACCAGATGACCCATTCGATCGACAGCTACATCACCGACTCTGCCAACTCTGCCTCTGCTCTCTACACTGGCCACAAGAGCACTGTCAACGCCATGGG TGTCTATGCTGATTCATCTCCCAACCCCTTCGATGATCCCAAGGTTGAGACCATTGTGGAGGTCTTCAAGCGTGTCTGG GGCGGTGCTTGGGGTGCTGTTTCTACCGCTTTCCTTGCCGATGCTACCCCCATTGCTCTCAGTGGTCACACCCGTCTCCGAGGCCAGTATGGTCCTTTGATCGACCAGGCTCTCAACGGCATGACCAACTACAGCTGGACCCAGCACGGTGGCCCCGATGTTTTCTTCGGTGGCGGTGCTGAGAACTTCTTCGCCGGCAAGGGCTCTTACCAGGGCAAGGACTACTACAAGGAGTTCCAGAAGAAGGGCTACACCGTCTCTCTTAACAAGACCTCTCTCCTCAAGGCCGATAAGAGCAAGCGTGCTCTCGGTGTTTTCTGCCAGAGCAACCTCCCCGTCTGGCTCGACCGCAACGTCTACAAGGACAACCTCGAGGGCCGCGACAACAACCCTACCGGCGGTAAGGGTGATGCATCTGATCTCCCTGGCCTCAAGGACATGACCCTCAAGGCTATTGACGTTCTTGCTACCCgtggcaaggacaagggttTCTTCCTCATGTCTGAGGCTGCCTCTATCGACAAGCAGATGCACGCTCTTGACTACGACCGTGCCCTTGGtgatcttctcgagcttgaCGACACTGTCCGTGCTactgttgagaagctcaagaagctcaacatccttgatgagaccctcatcatcgtttCTGCTGATCACGGCCACGGTTTCGA CGTTTACGGTTCCGCCGACACTGAGTACCTCGCCCAGCAGGAGGATGACCGTGACAAGCGCCGTGCCATCGGCACCTACGCTCAGTCTGGTGAGTCCCAGtacaccaagaaggccaagggcatCAACTACGGCACTGGCGCCAACTTCCCTACCAACTGGGAGCCCCGATACGCCATCGCCGCTGGTGTCGCTGCCGTCCCCGACCACCGTGAGGActacaaggtcaagaaggccggTCCCCGCGAGGCTGCCGTCGAGCTCAAGGACGATGACTACTACGCCAACCCAGAGGACTCTCCCAAGGGTTTCCTCATCAACGGTACTATCAGCACCGATAACGCCCAGGGCGTTCACTCTCTCACCGATGTCCCTGTCTATGCTCTTGGTCCTTGCCAGGAGACTTTCAGTGGCACCTTCAACAACGTTGACATCTTTTACAAGATTGCCAACTGCCTTGGTCTTGCTCAGGGCAAGAAGCAGGGTTATTAG
- a CDS encoding related to phosphatase 2a inhibitor, translating to MSAGDMHDEQVKEALITYEKLQAIEDDFEDVELEILRQQDKLTKDLYVKRQEVIANIPQFWPLVFEQSPPEVDEYIQPSDSELLLNALTGLSVERFELPNGDPRSISLKWEFKENDWFEDKVLEKKFYWRFHKDGWAGLVSEPVDIKWKEGKDLTNGMLGLAKKVYDEEKAGKKLGETEASKKLLKLMEETGMGGVSFFCWFGFRGRKVSPEESEEGRKLEEEKRKARKEGKYEEDDDDMDEDDDDDEYEYEIFPTADDLAVFIAEDLWPGAIKYFTNAQEADDIPSDLEFEEMDEDDSDDDEAPALKKRKA from the exons ATGTCTGCCGGAGATATGCACGACGAGCAGGTCAAGGAGGCCCTCATCACCTATGAGAAGCTCCAGGCCATCGAGGATGActtcgaggatgttgagctcGAGATCC TCCGTCAGCAGGATAAGCTCACCAAGGACCTCTACGTCAAGCGCCAAGAGGTCATCGCCAACATCCCCCAGTTCTGGCCCCTCGTTTTCGAGCAGTCCCCTCCCGAGGTCGATGAGTACATCCAGCCCAGCGACTccgagctcctcctcaacgccCTGACCGGCCTCTCCGTTGAGCGCTTCGAGCTCCCCAACGGTGACCCTCGCTCCATCTCCCTCAAGTGGGAGTTCAAGGAGAACGACTGGTTTGAGGACAAGGttctcgagaagaagttctACTGGCGCTTCCACAAGGACGGCTGGGCCGGTCTCGTTTCCGAGCCCGTCGACATCAAGTGGAAGGAGGGCAAGGATCTGACCAACGGTATGCTCGGTCTCGCCAAGAAGGTctacgatgaggagaaggctggCAAGAAGCTCGGTGAGACCGAGGcctccaagaagctcctcaagctcatggaAGAGACCGGCATGGGAGGtgtcagcttcttctgctggttCGGCTTCCGCGGCCGCAAGGTCAGCCCCGAGGAGTCCGAGGAGGGCCGCaagctcgaggaggagaagcgcaaggcccgcaaggagggcaagtacgaggaggatgatgatgacatggacgaggacgacgatgatgatgagtacGAGTATGAGATCTTCCCCACCGCCGATGATCTCGCCGTCTTCATCGCCGAGGATCTGTGGCCCGGTGCCATCAAGTACTTCA CCAACGCCCAAGAGGCCGATGATATCCCCAGCGACCTTGAGTTCGAGGAGATGGACGAAGATGActccgatgacgatgaggccCCTGCCCTGAAGAAGCGTAAGGCCTAA